In Clostridium thermosuccinogenes, the genomic stretch ATTTTACGACAAATACCGCCTGCGCGGCTCGGTGATTTCTGCTGTGGACCTGATAAAAGGAATAGGATTATGTGCAGGCTTAAAATCAGTTGATATTCCTGGCGCTACAGGCAATATAAACACCAACTTCAAAGGAAAAGCGGAGGCTGCCCTCAAAGAGCTTGAAAACGGCCAGGATTTTGTGTATGTTCACATAGAAGCTCCTGATGAATGCGGACATCGTTATGAGATCGAAAACAAAGTCAGGTCGATAGAATTGATTGATGAGCTGGTCATCGGCACCATCCTTAAAGGCTTGGATAAGTTTGATGAATACAGCATACTGGTGCTTCCGGACCATCCTACGCCCCTTTCCCTGAGGACCCATACGTCAGACCCTGTCCCTTATATACTATACAGGAAGGGTGAAGAAAAGACATCCGATGTTCTCGGATATGATGAGTCTGAAGCATCCGGAAGCGGATTCTTTATTGAAGAGGGTTATACTCTGATGGATCGGTTTATCGGGTAAATCCGAAAGTGGATAATACCCAAAATAGCTTTAAAAACATGTTGTGGTGGCAATGATAGGCTTTAATTTAATGCATATATATTTTAAAAATTGTGCATTTCAAGCTTTGAAAGGGACTTTGTAAAACCTTATTAAGGACTTAACAAAGACTTAATATAGCTTAAAAAGATTTAAAAAGATTTAAAAAGACTTAAAAAGACTTGAAAAGGCTTGTAAAGACTTAATGCTGTAGGTTACCAGAATCATTCATATAATGCGGTTATCGGAAATCTAAAAGTGGCAGATGCTGCATCTGCCACTTTTTTAGCCATAGTTGAAATAAATCACAATAACCCCATTATCCGTATTTATGTTTTTGTCCATGTTCACGGTAATGGCTTCGGCCATGTCATCCTCCGGATCGAACACGACTATCCTCTCCACCAGCAGCTTTATCATTTCATTGGTAAGGGAGTCGTTCTTCCACTCATCCAATGCTTCTCTGATTAGCTCCGCTCCCTTTTGGGTCTTATCCTGGATTTTCTTAAGCCTTTCGATTTCATCCGATATTTGTGATATCTTCCTTTCAATAGAGGCATTTAGCCTTAAAAACATTTGCTCGGTTATTTTGCCTTCCAGCTTATCCATGTATAAAGTATCCTGCTGTTTTTGCTTTACGGCAAGGCTTTCTTCCAGCCTTTCTATTTGACTGGTCGTATCATTGCTTTTAAACGTGAACTCGTCAAGCTTTTCCGCCACCCTTTTTCTTATATCCTCATCGGATAAAATCATCTCCAGTTCCTTCATCAGAATGCCGCATAGCTCCATCTCATTGACGTGGTGGCTGGTACAAGCTTTTTTTCCGTTTTTGGCATAATTGCTGCAAATATACCCTGTTGGCCTGTTTTTCCGTACTCTGGCAAATAATACGCTGCCGCATCTTCCGCAGTATAATATCCCCTTGAAAACATGGAGGGTTCCCTTATGGGAGCCGGAATTAATGCTCTTTTCTTTTCTGATCCTCTGGACTTCTTCGAATTCTTCCCTGCTGATAATTGCTTCATGGGTGTTTTTAGTTATAACCCATCGGCTAGGAGGCAAACGCCTGGTTTTTTTGCTTTTGAAACTTATTTTTTCACTTATCCCCTGAACCGTATCCCCTACATATACTCTATTTCCCAAAATCCTCTGCACC encodes the following:
- a CDS encoding recombinase family protein — encoded protein: MPKISSVSRCEDMLREEKRHDYKIGIYVRESRDENEENYETIETQRDLLLDFVSKSNLGKVFRVYIDDNVSGSAFEREGLQAMREDVVQGNIDLLIVKDLSRLGRNNAKTLLLLDFLEEYGVRVITFDGRYDSARDNDTVGIDTWYNERYVRDISRKIRANIRFKIQKGEYLGNAPFGYKKSELEKNKLCVDETTAFIVREIYALYREGYGYKYIADILNSKGYPSPSSKKDGAHSRSGWNAVAVQRILGNRVYVGDTVQGISEKISFKSKKTRRLPPSRWVITKNTHEAIISREEFEEVQRIRKEKSINSGSHKGTLHVFKGILYCGRCGSVLFARVRKNRPTGYICSNYAKNGKKACTSHHVNEMELCGILMKELEMILSDEDIRKRVAEKLDEFTFKSNDTTSQIERLEESLAVKQKQQDTLYMDKLEGKITEQMFLRLNASIERKISQISDEIERLKKIQDKTQKGAELIREALDEWKNDSLTNEMIKLLVERIVVFDPEDDMAEAITVNMDKNINTDNGVIVIYFNYG